A single Argentina anserina chromosome 7, drPotAnse1.1, whole genome shotgun sequence DNA region contains:
- the LOC126803819 gene encoding cytochrome P450 704C1-like: MSRTGTCLYVYEDLCCCASRQLYAYALSLSTFHVLATSAILLAIFMFRPHAGRLCEKRKRSHPIAGTVLNQLINFPRLHDYMTELACKYRTYRLLGIFRSEVYTSDPANVEYMLKANFANYGKGLYHHDILSDIAGDSIFTVDGESWQHQRKLSSYEFSTKIMRDFSLQIFKTNAVKLAEIISKAVSCDQAIEIQDLFMKSFLDSIVRILLGINLDTMSGTNEEGVRFSYVFNEVNELILYRYVDFFWKIKRFFNIGSEAVLKNHIKVIDQFMYKLIKIKMDAVHKSDERLPLKKRDFVSRLLEMKDTDPKYIKDMGVNFIIAGKDTVATALSWLFYMLSKYPRIQEKIAQEVREATNLKGNSSVDDFAASLTEEVLDKMQYLHAALTETLRLYPAVPVNAKVCFSDDTWPDGFSVKKGDMVAYQPYAMGRMKFLWGDDAEEFRPERWLDEYGIFQPESPFKFTVFQAGPRICLGKEFAYREMKIFSAVLLGNYIFKLSEKKTGVNYKTMINLHIEGGLYVLASPRLELEGSYCV; the protein is encoded by the exons ATGTCCAGGACAGGAACATGCTTATATGTATATGAAGATCTTTGCTGCTGTGCTTCTAGGCAGTTATATGCTTATGCCCTTTCCCTAAGCACCTTTCATGTATTGGCCACTTCAG CAATTCTGTTAGCCATCTTTATGTTTAGACCTCATGCTGGAAGATTAtgtgagaagagaaagagatcCCATCCTATTGCCGGAACTGTCTTAAACCAACTGATCAACTTCCCTCGGCTGCACGATTACATGACTGAGCTTGCATGCAAATACAGAACTTACAGGTTGCTTGGCATTTTCAGAAGTGAGGTTTACACCTCAGATCCTGCAAATGTTGAATACATGCTCAAAGCAAACTTTGCAAATTACGGCAAG GGCTTGTACCACCACGACATTTTGTCGGATATTGCAGGGGATAGTATTTTCACTGTGGATGGGGAAAGTTGGCAACATCAGAGGAAGTTATCAAGCTACGAATTCTCAACAAAAATAATGAGAGACTTCAGCCTGCAAATCTTCAAAACCAATGCAGTAAAACTTGCTGAAATAATTTCTAAAGCTGTAAGCTGCGACCAAGCAATAGAAATCCAA GATTTGTTTATGAAGTCATTCCTAGACTCAATCGTCAGAATTCTTCTTGGTATCAACCTAGACACCATGAGTGGAACAAATGAAGAAGGTGTCCGGTTTTCCTATGTCTTTAATGAAGTAAACGAACTTATTCTATATCGTTATGTTGATTTCTTCTGGAAGATCAAGCGGTTCTTCAACATTGGTTCTGAAGCAGTGCTAAAAAATCATATCAAAGTCATAGATCAATTCatgtataaattaataaaaatcaaaatggaTGCAGTCCATAAGTCGGATGAAAGGCTACCA CTAAAGAAAAGAGACTTTGTTTCAAGGCTTTTGGAAATGAAAGATACCGATCCAAAGTATATTAAAGACATGGGGGTTAATTTTATTATTGCCGGGAAAGACACTGTGGCTACTGCTCTTTCTTGGCTTTTTTATATGCTCAGCAAGTATCCTCGTATACAAGAAAAGATTGCGCAGGAGGTTAGAGAAGCAACCAATCTGAAAGGTAATTCAAGTGTGGATGACTTTGCTGCCAGCCTTACTGAAGAAGTCCTCGACAAAATGCAATATCTTCATGCAGCTTTGACTGAGACTCTCAGACTCTACCCTGCAGTTCCAGTG aaTGCAAAGGTCTGTTTTTCTGATGATACCTGGCCAGATGGATTCAGTGTAAAGAAAGGGGATATGGTGGCGTACCAACCTTATGCCATGGGCAGGATGAAGTTTCTATGGGGTGATGATGCAGAAGAGTTTCGGCCAGAGAGATGGCTCGATGAATATGGCATTTTCCAGCCAGAAAGCCCTTTCAAATTCACAGTCTTTCAG GCTGGTCCCAGGATTTGTTTAGGAAAAGAATTTGCTTATAGGGAGATGAAGATCTTTTCTGCTGTGCTTTTAGGGAACTACATATTCAAGCTAAGTGAAAAGAAAACTGGGGTCaattacaagaccatgatCAATCTCCATATTGAAGGGGGACTTTACGTGCTTGCCTCTCCAAGATTGGAGCTTGAAGGATCTTATTGCGTTTAG